DNA sequence from the Buchnera aphidicola (Cinara kochiana kochiana) genome:
GGACAATTAATAAATTGTAACATATTTTTTATTTTTTTTCTTTTTTAAAATTAATTTATTATGAAATTATAAAGATAAAATAATATTTTATATTGAATATTTGGAATATTTTTTTAAATATTAGTTAAATTTAAAAATATTATTTCTGATAAGATAATATAGTATAGGTAATTTATTATTACTAATATATTTGATATACATCAATATGTATATTTAAATAATAAATATTGATATTTTATGATTTTATAAAAATTATTTGATAGTGTATATCATTAAATATTTAATTTATATTTTTTTTAAAAAAAATATTTTTTTATTCCAAAAAAATAAAATTTTTTTTAATTCATTTTGGTTTTCTGCTCTGGAACGTAATGAGATAAGCTCTAAAGCTTGAAAAAAAATATTATTTTGAATAATTTTTTTATTTTCACAGTTTTTTTTAGTTTCTATATCTTTTTGTAAATTCCATATTTTTTCAATATTTAATAAAATGTTTTTAGGTATTCCCAATAAAATTGAATATTTTTTTAAAATATAATGAACAGACATAGAATATGCTTTTAAATATTTTAATTTGTTACGAGTTAATAATTTTTTTATTTTTTCTATTAATGGATACCATAATAGTGATGCAAATAAAAATTCAGGACATCGTAGTTTTTTTTTAGTAGTAGGGAAATCTACTTTTTTAAAACAATAAATAATAATATTTTTAAAAAAAATAGTATTTTTTTTACTAAATTTATTTAATAAAAATGGTAATAAAGAATATACTAAAGAATATTTTCTTAATCGTATGTAAGTTAAATAACCGTATCCAAAGCAAAATAATTTTATAGATTCAGTAAATAGTCGGGCTGGCGGAATATTAGTTAGTAATTTTGATAATTTGTTAATAGGCGCTTCGGTTTTTTTATCTATATACATATTTAGTCGTACTGAAAATCGAACAACTCGTAACATACGCACAGGATCTTCTCGATATCGAGTTTCAGCATCACCGATTAATCTGATGATTTTTTGTTTGATATCTTTAATACCTCCTATATAGTCTCGAATTCCTGAATCTTTGATGCTATAATATAGAGCATTAATTGTTAAATCACGTCTATAAGCGTCTTCTTCAACTTTTCCAAAATTATTATCGCATAATAACATTCCGTTATTTGATTTTTTTATATTAGGAGAATACAGTTTATGATTTTTAGCAGTATTATTTTTTGCTCGAAATGTTGATACTTCGATAATTTCGTTTTTAAAGATTAAGTGTGCGATAATAAAACGTCGTCCTATTAATCTACAATTTTTAAATAGTTTTCTAATTTCATTTGGTTTTGCATTAGTAGCGATGTCAAAATCTTTTGGTTTTTTACTTAATAATAAATCCCTAACTCCGCCACCTACGAGGTAGGCCTCATAACCTGATTTATTTAATCTATATAATACTTTCATAGAATTTTTGCTGATTTTTCTTTGAGAAATATTATGATTTTTTTTTATAATTAGATTCATATAGTAATATCGACGCTATTTTTATATTTATATATAGTTTTTTTGAAATTAGTAGTTTTGTATTACATAAAAATTTATGGTATTTTGATAGATTTTATATCTTTATTAATTATGAATATTAAATGTATAATTTTTATAAAATTATATATTTAGTTTATCTGTTAATATATTAAATATTAGTTAAATATATTAATGAATATTATATTCATGATTAATATTATACTAATATATAGCATGGTGATATAGATAAATTTAATATTTTATTCGTTTAATTAAATATTATCTTAATTATATTTTTATTAAAATAATTCTATTATTAACGTAATAAATAAATTTTATATATTTAAAATATAAAATATTTTTAAATATTATTGTTAAATTTTTAATAAATAATTTTATTTATTTTTTAACTTTTTAAGAATAGATTATTGTTGTATAAGTAATTATTTTCTATATTATATTTTGACAATATTATTTATAATGATTATTAAATATATTTACAATTTAATTGTAGTATTTTATTGTTTATAACAATTGAATTTTTTAAAAAACTATAAAAATTTTGTTTTAAATAAAAATTGTTAAATGAAAATATTTATTTTATTTTTATAAATTAAAAATAATAAAAATTATTAGTATATAATTTAATATAAATAAAATTTTTTATTTAAAGTATAAATATATTTTTATATATATATTTTATATATTTTATATTTATTTATATAGAAAATGACATAGATGAGTATATTATGTCAAGTGACATTATAGATATATAAATTTATTTATATAAACAGTCATTATTTTTAATAAAATATATTATATTAAAAATTATTTCAGATATTATCGATGATTTCAAATTAATAATTAGGAATAATACATGAAGTTTGTTTTTGGTTTGGAATACGACGGCAGTATTTATTTTGGTTGGCAAAAACAAAGGTTGAATTTAACCATACAAGGATATCTTGAGCAAGCTTTATCAAAAATAGCCGATTATAAAATAGATATAGTTTGTGCTGGTCGTACTGATAGAGGTGTACATGCAATTATGCAGATTGCTCATTTCAGTACACATGTTGTGCGTCATACTACAATATGGTTAAATGGTATGAATGCATTATTACCGAGTGATATAACAGTATTATGGTTGCAAGAAATTTCGTCTGATTTTAACGCAAGATTTTCAGCATTATCGCGATCATATCGTTATTTAATCTTAAATCGAGAAAAACGATCTAGTTTTTTAACCAATTATTATTTTCATGTAAGACATATACTAGATATCAAAAATATGAAAATTAGTTCTAAATGGTTAATAGGTCAACACGATTTTACTTCGTTTAGAAGTAGTGGTTGTCAATCCTTTTCTCCTAGAAGGATTATACTTTCATTAAAAATATATCGTGTGTGTGATTTTGTTGTTATTGATATTACTGCTAATTCTTTTTTATATCATATGGTAAGAAATATTGTGGGATGTTTAATATCTGTAGGATTATCAAAACATAAACCTATTTGGGTAAAACAAGTATTATGTAGTAAAAATATTAATAAAAAATATTCTACAGTACCATCGAAAGGATTATATTTTTTATCTGTTACATATCCCAAACATTATGGTATACCTATAAAACCTCATTTATTTAAATATATAGATTTGTTTTGATTAATATTTTATTTTAAATATTTAATTGATTACTGAATTAGTTATTATGTATATAGACGCATAAAATATTTTATACATATCGTTAAGTTTTTATTAGTTAATATTGTATTAATATTGAAATTATATATTTATTTCTAATTTTTAAGAATTTTGTATATTCATGTACATTTTATAAATTATTTTTTAACTGTATTGTAATTTTTACTCTGCGGTATTAGCGAATATGAGATTTAGTATGTTAGGTAAAATAATTAATAAACTTTTTATGAGCCGTAATGAGCGTATTTTACAAAATTTAAATGATCTTGTAATTAAAGTTAATTTATTAGAAAAAAATCTGTTAAAATTATCAGATAATGATTTAAAAAAAAAAACAGACGAATTTAAGTTACGATTAAAATACGGTGATACAATTGATTCACTGCTTCCTGAAGCTTTTTCTGTGATTCGCGAAGCTAGTAAAAGAGTTTTTGGTATGCGTCATTTTGACGTACAAATTTTAGGAGGAATCATTTTACATCGACAATGTATTGCAGAAATGCGTACTGGTGAAGGAAAAACGTTAACGGCTACATTACCTGCATATTTGAATGCCTTACTTGGTAAGGGTGTTCATATTGTGACTATGAATGATTATCTTGCAAAAAGAGATGCCAATAAAAACCGTATTTTGTTTGAATTTTTAGGTTTAAGTGTTGGCATAAATATTGCTGGTATTTCTCAGAAAGATAAAAAAATAGCATATTTATCGGATATTACATATGGCACTAATCATGAATATGGATTTGATTATTTGCGAGATAATATGGTTTTTTGTCGTACTCAAAAAGTACAAAGAAAATTATATTTTGCTTTAATTGATGAAGTAGATTCTATTTTAATTGACGAAGCTCGAACACCGTTAGTAATTTCGGGATCTATAGAAAATAGTAACGCTTTATATAAAAGTATAAATTCTTTAGTTTATTTTTTAGTTCCAAAAAATAAAAAAAATTGTAATATAATATCTCAAGTAGGTGATTTTTACATTGATTATAAACAACGTCAAATTCATTTGACCGAAATAGGATTAATAAAAATAGAAAAATTATTAGTAAAATATAAATTTATATTGAAAAGAGAATCATTATATTTATCTAAAAATATTTTTTTTGTTCACCATATTCTTTTAGCGTTAAAAGCGCATTATATTTTTTTTAAAAATATAGATTATATTATACAAGATAAAAAAATAATTATTGTTGATGAACATACTGGAAGGGTTGTGTCCGGAAGAAGATGGTCGGATGGATTGCATCAAGCTATAGAGGCTAAAGAAAATGTTTGTATACAAAATGATAATCAAACTTTAGCTTCTATAACTTTACAAAATTATTTTCGCATGTACACCAAATTATCGGGTATGACAGGTACAGCTGCAACAGAAGCTTTTGAATTTAATTCTATTTATAATTTAGATACAGTTGTCATTCCAACTAATAAACCTATGATTCGCAAAGATATGTCTGATTTAATATATTTGTCAGAAATTGACAAAATTAATGCTGTTGTATCAGATATACAAGATTGCGTAAATCGTAAACAGCCGGTATTAGTAGGAACGGTTTCTATCGAAAAATCTGAACAAATTTCTAGACTTTTAAAAAAAATGCATATTCAGCATAATGTATTGAATGCTAAAAAACATGCTCAAGAAGCTGATATTATATCTCAAGCAGGAGAACCCTCAGCTGTTACTATTGCGACTAATATGGCGGGTAGAGGTACAGATATTGTATTAGGAGGCATGAATCGATCTAAAGATAATGAGAAATATGATTCTAGAAAAAATACTTTATTTAAAGAATTATGGAATAATAAGAATACATTAGTTGTTAAGGCAGGCGGTTTACATATTATTGGTACAGAAAGACATGAATCACGTAGAATTGACAATCAGTTACGTGGAAGATCCGGTCGACAAGGAGATCCTGGTTCGTCTAGATTTTATTT
Encoded proteins:
- the truA gene encoding tRNA pseudouridine(38-40) synthase TruA gives rise to the protein MKFVFGLEYDGSIYFGWQKQRLNLTIQGYLEQALSKIADYKIDIVCAGRTDRGVHAIMQIAHFSTHVVRHTTIWLNGMNALLPSDITVLWLQEISSDFNARFSALSRSYRYLILNREKRSSFLTNYYFHVRHILDIKNMKISSKWLIGQHDFTSFRSSGCQSFSPRRIILSLKIYRVCDFVVIDITANSFLYHMVRNIVGCLISVGLSKHKPIWVKQVLCSKNINKKYSTVPSKGLYFLSVTYPKHYGIPIKPHLFKYIDLF
- the pcnB gene encoding polynucleotide adenylyltransferase PcnB, yielding MNLIIKKNHNISQRKISKNSMKVLYRLNKSGYEAYLVGGGVRDLLLSKKPKDFDIATNAKPNEIRKLFKNCRLIGRRFIIAHLIFKNEIIEVSTFRAKNNTAKNHKLYSPNIKKSNNGMLLCDNNFGKVEEDAYRRDLTINALYYSIKDSGIRDYIGGIKDIKQKIIRLIGDAETRYREDPVRMLRVVRFSVRLNMYIDKKTEAPINKLSKLLTNIPPARLFTESIKLFCFGYGYLTYIRLRKYSLVYSLLPFLLNKFSKKNTIFFKNIIIYCFKKVDFPTTKKKLRCPEFLFASLLWYPLIEKIKKLLTRNKLKYLKAYSMSVHYILKKYSILLGIPKNILLNIEKIWNLQKDIETKKNCENKKIIQNNIFFQALELISLRSRAENQNELKKILFFWNKKIFFLKKI
- the secA gene encoding preprotein translocase subunit SecA is translated as MLGKIINKLFMSRNERILQNLNDLVIKVNLLEKNLLKLSDNDLKKKTDEFKLRLKYGDTIDSLLPEAFSVIREASKRVFGMRHFDVQILGGIILHRQCIAEMRTGEGKTLTATLPAYLNALLGKGVHIVTMNDYLAKRDANKNRILFEFLGLSVGINIAGISQKDKKIAYLSDITYGTNHEYGFDYLRDNMVFCRTQKVQRKLYFALIDEVDSILIDEARTPLVISGSIENSNALYKSINSLVYFLVPKNKKNCNIISQVGDFYIDYKQRQIHLTEIGLIKIEKLLVKYKFILKRESLYLSKNIFFVHHILLALKAHYIFFKNIDYIIQDKKIIIVDEHTGRVVSGRRWSDGLHQAIEAKENVCIQNDNQTLASITLQNYFRMYTKLSGMTGTAATEAFEFNSIYNLDTVVIPTNKPMIRKDMSDLIYLSEIDKINAVVSDIQDCVNRKQPVLVGTVSIEKSEQISRLLKKMHIQHNVLNAKKHAQEADIISQAGEPSAVTIATNMAGRGTDIVLGGMNRSKDNEKYDSRKNTLFKELWNNKNTLVVKAGGLHIIGTERHESRRIDNQLRGRSGRQGDPGSSRFYLSLDDSLIRLFASDNIINFIRTIGIQLGQSIEHPWLSIAIERAQKKIENQNFDARKQLLEYDNIINEQREVVYNERNKLINQSSIHEHILSILKDRIYFCIKRYISGDIVNAESFLALETELKNNFYFIKSINKFLEHDTTLYENVDKLIELIVTTIQFSYSKNTQLIAYKYSNMIEKSVLLQIIDIFWVEHLNSVDFLRYSINLRGYAQQDPQQEYKRESFFMFKTMLEAIKNNVIKSLINIFYVDFEQKKNVYMNLIDQKDYDSFHLLIMQSIDIK